The Hermetia illucens chromosome 2, iHerIll2.2.curated.20191125, whole genome shotgun sequence genomic interval GCTCGTAGTATGACGAGGCCGTTTTGTTAAGCCCCATGCAAGCACACAGTTCCTTTCGAGGACCCTCGGTTTGtccatttggctagcattcATATTAAACCAAATAGAATATCCGTAGGTGACTACTGGCCTAACCAGAGTAAGGTAGTAAATAATTTTAACCTCTCACTTAAAATTTCGTACGTAAAAGAGCCTTCaaaagacatgaatgccttgcgagcacCTTCTAAAGTGACTTTAATATGTTCGCTATATTGAATACGTTCGTGAAGGAACACACTCAGGTATCTAACGAACTTTTTATGACGAATTCGTTGAGAACCATCCtcattcgcgacaatgtggaaatccctccaatttcttttcaagttcctactagCAAACGCGAAGGAACTCCGAAACAGAATTGTTGTGTACTTTTGCGTGTTGATTTTCATTCACCAGATTTTTGTAAAGAATTTAatgtcattgaacatcttctgaagttcaacttgcacctcagttaccttcttttGTGTTGCCAAGGCAATGAAATCGTCGTTTTCCGGCAATCGATTGAGCTCGAATAAATCAATTAATTTGCCTGCAAGCAGCACAAAAAGTATGGACACCGTCATTGTGCCTTGCTGAAGTCCATACAGAATATGAAATTCTctattagtagtgagatttccgtctgtGGTGAGAAAGCGCTTGTCGTACAACATAGTACACACCATCGCAACGAGGTGATTAGAAAACTCGTTTTTCAGGAACCTGGAAATCGGCTCATTCACCCTACGCACTCATCATTGTTAACCCGCCAATAAATAGAAGACATTACCTTTATGCCTGCACACGATATGACCAGATTGAAACCTGTATTGCGCATGCGATCATAATTCTTTCTTCCTGAAATGCCTGCTCAAAGCGTTCAATACCAAAACTTCAAGGACCTTGCTGACGTTAGGCAGGAAACTGATTGGGATGGTTACTGCCCCATAGCAAAGGACAACGACCGGTAGATGACGGAGGTTGCGTTGGGAAAGCCGTATACACCAGATGATCTGCTATTGGTTACCCatctaaatatggaagttaattCCTCACATgggacaaagtaatcaagcaggtTATCGCCCGGTATGAGACCAGCCTGCATTGCAGGACTGAACTGTAGGATCATGGTGCCGTTCAGACTGCTTTTGAAATTATAGACATCTCGTTCCACGAGTTCCGAAAGCCGCGATGATGCTAGCTCCATTCTAGGCCGTTGCATCGCTACAAAGTGCTCTTCTATAAGCTCGAGTTTCAGAGTATGATCCATCACGAGGTGGGTTGATTACCATGGGTATCAGCAGGCGCGCTATTAGTGTCTATTCCTGAGGGAGTTGCATTTCGCTACCATTAAATTCCATTCTCGGCACGGCATGTTCATTTTTGCAAACATGGTATTCAAATCATGTAGTGAAAGACCTTCTAACTTCTACCGCCATCaagagttcacttcatttatgtaatattgaCTGATTAGATTCCATGCAATTTTAAGGAGTAATTTCTATTCGACCAATACGCTATGTTGATAAACCCCATATCTCCGACAGATTCTGTTGACGCATATGAGCAGAAGGCCTTCGATTTGTTCACCCTTTTAATGGCTGCAATTTCGTATCCTTCTATGTTATTCCGAGGTTTGATCTTAGAGATTGtgtccagcgtcaagttcttaAGCTTGAGGGAATAGTAAAGTATTTCCGCGTTGCTAAAGTTCTTGTCAGTCTTGGCCCTCGATGTCCCCGAACAAACCGCTCCTGAAATTCCTTCAAATCTGTTAGTTTAAAGTTCAGCTGTCCACCGGCAGAAAGCAAACTCTTCGTTCATCAAACAAAACCTCTATTAGAATAGCTTTATGCTCGCTGTCACAAGGGAAAGTTTGTAGTTTCAATTGAGGATTCATAAAAGTAAAGTGCAAGTGTATGTTACCAATACACAAATGAAGATaagaatttgccctgggccaggttgtaCTATCTAACTCCTACAATTCggatttatactctatctggtattgctttaTCCGAGATTTGAGGAGTATTTAGATTAGATGGTGTTCCTTGGTATTtttatatctaagaagcgtaCTGTTACATAGCGTTGTATTTTTACCAAGCGGTTATATCAATCAAACCCGACTTATGTTTCGAATTCTGTACACGAAACCtgagaaacgtctgctgaaccaacaccaacagctctactaccaaaccctatccccaGCTTCATatgatgaccgctgggaactcgtTCTTAGCGGAAAGctccagacggagaaggatgaaaacgagtctcccgcgcctaaaaacgggacaaattttaccaactgatccttcaggatgggttgggtaaggctgacagccctacatagaaaacaacttattacgaagccacaaaaggagctggactggattgactatacaacgatgaacccgacaaagacaaaggaataacgattcccgcattttcgcatggaacgtgcgctccctgcacagagatggagctgccaagcagctagtcgtTATCCTGTCCTAATGTGgggctgatgtaacaccgttgcaggagatgcgttggacagggaccaatTTCttagagaagagccgctacgccATATATTGTAGCGCCCATCCAATAAATCATGTGGTCAAGATAGTTTTCTAAGTgaaccagaaaatgaaacccgctctaatcggctttgaaaacataagcggaagCCTACaccctctgcgcttgcgaggcaaatttataagcctcattaaccttcacgctcctacagaggagactgcagagtcggagaagaataccttctacgaagcagtagaacaaaccctcgaagcctctctcaggtattatatcaaaatcatacctaacaagtaggaacggagccgaCATTCAGGCGATAtttcggctcccatagcttacaactCCAGATTATTCAACtagtagtgtcacacgaaatggttgaagtacctagtttgcgcgaaaagcggccTACAGACATACATGGTCTACTTTAAGCTAGACcactttcgaccaaattgaTCATCTCTTGACCGAACGCTGCCATCTGTCAGCCTTGATcaacgtcagaacatataggagggccaatataacCTCGGCTTACCATCttattggcatagtgctccgggttgGAATACCAACACCACTTAAAATCCGCTCTGATaaacaggtgagagtgaatgctGAAGACTTCGTACCGCGGAAGCAGAACAAAGCCTTGTactcctcgatgctcatcctgcccagacgcagacaaatactaccaccgccAAGTATAGAACAGTTCGCACAATCCATcggttacaccaagcggttgatCAACTGAtgatcaaggtgtgggacagtgaatcaaatcaatgcctgatgattgacaatgaggcattatctgttccatacgtaaaaagagagatatcacacagtgcagcaattatggagatctcacgttgctgagtatcatctataagatattctccgctatcttatcaggtcgaatagccccatacccccagaacatcattggcccataccaaagaggcttcactccaggcaagtcagcaacagatcagattttctctgtacggcaagcgatggaaaaactgttgggatatAGGTATCAGTTGAACCATCTTTTCACTTACtgtaaagccacctatgacagcatagccaggtaaaaactgtacatggccatgaaagaattctgctgatcctgaccaatgtgagaaATAAAACAGGAGGGTCACGAAACCGTTCcatatcaaaaacggtctaaggcaaTGGGTGtcttatcatgcgtcttcttcgaCCTGAccatggaaaaagtgatccgtgacactgaggtaaatgcgagagcaCAATCCGCAACCAAATACTGGGTTACACtgaggatatcgacatcatgggaagaacggcccgAGACGCACAAGCTGCCTTTACCAAAAtgcagcaggcggcgcgaaatcttgggctgcacgttagtgaaggcaagacgaaatatatgttggcactatcagcaccaaaaaccaaccaacaacatcatatcgcactggccaaacgagaaaatttctcatatctagggttgaaaatcacaaccgataacagctatagcGATGAAATCTGCGGACGATTGTTGGgcgccgctcgaaacgtcttaccgtatggtcaaacctcttactgttcgtgacaatgatctttccagtactcctgtattcctcggaggcttggtaACTACATGacaatggacgatttcgtagcctatgtaaggacgaaatttatgagcgatactatggcggttgtggataaaatccagctgaataagttgcggtgggcgggtcacttagccCATattaatgaggatgatcccagcccgaaaagtctataaggctaatatctatggaagaaagaGAAGACAAGGTAgtgcctgcctgagatggagcgatagcgtaggtcaggacgccagacagctttaaggggtATCCAATTATGACCCGACGCAAaactggaatgtctggagttccttattaaggcagacgtagatcggataccggttgttgcgccgttgatgatgatgatgtttctaTACTATACCGGGCTACGATGGCTGGAGGAGGGAGGATTTCATTACTGGCTATGTTATGCAGTGGAGCCCACTCTCCCAAAGCGGCCGACGAGTGCCCTAAGAGGACTCCGCGCGGAACAGCAACGTAGGGTTGCGGACGTCTTGGAAAGTGCTGAGAAGATTTGAAAGAGTTGAAACGAAAGAGTGGATGGGAACCATaacttcttctcttcttcttctttaagatATAGATTATTTCGAAGCCAAtcagaagaaaaaataatttcaaatttttatttactcGGGTGCGCAATATATTTCAGATTGCAGTTCATTGCTCCTTGTGTCACCATTGTCCCCCACCACGCCTTTCCGTCATAGTTATTAACAAGACCAAGGTGGGAAATTCGTGCGATATCTGTGGCATTTGACTCGCAAGTAGGTGACACTTGCAGTTTTCAAGCCCACTATTTCCCAACTGAAATAACCTGCTCCATGGAAAAGGAGCAAAAAGCATTTAATTTATTGCCACCCTAGAAATAAATTAAGCCGAAAGACGGTGCGGATTTTCTTGAGAAAGGTTTTTATTAGTTGTTAAGCTCAAACTCCCTAAATATTTTTCGGAAGTAGAATTTTAGTTCAGTTAGTTACAAATTGATCCAAATTGGGGACCTCACGTAAAAGTTTTGTTATAGCCGAGGAATTTTTTTCATTGTCTTCCGTTGTCAATGATGTTGTTGAAAGGGCAGTAAGCTTTACCCAGTGGTATCAAGGACAAatgaaaactgttggaaataTGCAAAACATTCTAAGTCAGCACACAGTCATAGATAAATGCCTATGAAATCGTTCAGTAAAGACTATTCTTTCAGGTGAAACAGCCTTGCAGTCTTTGATTTCTTCAGTTTAAATGTGTCCTCTGGTAGGATCCTGCGTAACACTCCACATTATAATTAGTGGACAACATCTCCCGTTTTTTTAAAGACAATATAATACATATTTTGAAACTCCGCTCAAAGTCGAAATATACTAGGTCGAGAAAGTTCAAAAGTTTTAATTTTGTAATTTCTTTGCAGCACACCATAAAGGTACGACCATATCTACACTACGCGACGCGATGCGGCTGAGTTGCCTGGCAAAGAATATCGTCGCGTGTCATTTCCATATAAGGAACTCAGTCGACTTCTACGATTATTCACCTGTTACACTGTCAAAACGCacttgtttgcggttggctgcCACACTAGTGGAAAATAGCCATGCCTCGTTACGGCCGTTGTGCTGAATGTGGTGTCACGTCGCGTAGCGTAAATGTGCTGGTATCTTTAATTACGATCTTTTGTAATCCAAGCTATACGGATCTTCTTACATTAACAAGTGTCCATCCTATCTGgaacggttgtgattttcacgCGCTAACGAAAAAACTTAAGACCTCTCCAACTCCAGCATTATACCTCATTTTTCGCAATGCTAGATTCGGTTTGAGGTCCCTCCTAGATCCATCAAACTGAAATATCAGCTTAAATGAAACACTTCAAAATGCAGTATGAGATGAAGCGATACTTTCAGACCTATAAATGCACTATAAgcactgcaaaattttaaaattaatctaCAATTTTATCCACAGTCCTTTTAAGGCAATGAATTAAAACCAAACCGATGCCATGATCCTTTAACGGATAATGGATATTCTTCTTCTTGAATTGTTTCACTACTGTTGTTTCCCAAATTTgaagaattttattttcaatatttctaaCGTACCTcgagtaaattttgttttcttaaacGACGTCCATTTGCTTTCtcttaatttaaatattttttttttcaacttttgaatAATACAAAAATCAGGAATTAAAGCATTATTTTTTTCACAACTCGCAAGGACTGAGTTTATCCGTGGTTAGCTTTGTTCAATTAGTATTTCTCTTAGAGGGAGTATCGGCATTGTTGCGGCAATGACCGACGACGTATTGCAAAAATAAAGAAGCAATGAATAAAAACCCCGCAATCAATAAAGCAATTTGTACATTCCTAAAAGAAGACAAAAAATCCTGTCCAAAAGGGTACAactacatatatgtacgtaatTACAATAcctctctgcggagtatatgaGTTTCACTACCCGCACAATAAAAGTTGCCCATTTAATCCAAAGTTGAAAAACGAGGACgacgaaaaatctaaaatagaAGATCATATACATATTCGTCCTGTATATCTGTTTGTTTAACCGCACATCAAAACACTAAATAAATCTGATATCAGATAGTAGAAACTGTCCTTGTCCTCCTCAGCGATATCCGGCCGAGATGCAGTGAGTGAAGTCTGCTTCCAATGTACAGAGGTTGTTGCATTAGAAATCTCCTTCActtgaatatttgaatttgataAATTTTTTCCTCCGGCCATACTGACTTAGGAAGGATACTTTCCACTTTTCAGATATGAGCTTAAATTTAGTTAACTTAAAATTtggataaaaattaaaatttggatTTAAGTTTGCGGAACTCCCTCTAAGATGACATTACTAAATTGTGCATTTCGGTTTGGCCTACTTTGTGATATTCGAGGAAGGAGATACGCAAAATTGGAATTTAAGTTTTCACATGGTGAGCATAATCAAACTATCATTTTtgagttttgtgcaaaacaaaacctttttcaaatcggtttaccgtctgtctgtccgtctgtctggttgtctctctgtccgtcacactctttttctcggagacggctatagcaattgacaccaaatttgacgggaaggtggaaactgtgaacgctcacgcatacagtgagttacatccttctacgttgaatttaagggcggtccccatacatgcaaaaggagggtgtacattttttttcaccaaatatagtcatgtggggtattaaattagaggtcttggttagtactttccaaagccgggcCGAGTTTTGACATTCGCTGGAAAGgtgagagtgcggggggtcgaaaatgatcatttctttaacggacccattctcaggaactaacgaaccgaaaaatctaaaaaaaatcaggaggccccAAAGAAATATTGGGTACCAGTTTTATTAGTTCCTTGGGGGAGTTATCAAAATCATATGAACAAAATTTACGATACCAGTGACGAGATCAATTGTAAAATTAACTAGAGACGTCGAGAGGTTATCGCCACAACTTCGGGAGTAAAACTATGAAATGTGTACCTCGCGTGATTTCGGGTCAAGAAAATAAAGCTTCTGGAGATCTTAGCAGCCGCTTTTTGGAAGAGTTTTCAAGTCAGTAATTTTATTGACACGGGTGTGGATGTCTTCTCGTGCCTAATAATCACAAACTGTCccgtaaaattcaaaaattagcaCCAACAAACGCCACTCCAATAAATACTTTTTGCTACAGACTGATGGCCCTAAATTAAAAATGCGTGGGGATCAACACATCAGTACTCCAATAATAGGCACAGATGATTTTTAGCGCCCTGCGTTCTTGATTAATCTGTAAAATTGGCTCTTAACTAGCCCCATAATCACATTGAAGCCATTATTTCGTTCAAATTATAGTCTTTCCGTTACTTTTGAAGATGTTGCCGGCATAACGGTTCGCAAAGAAATACAGCAACATTATTACTGACAGTACTTTTACCCAGCCAGTAAACTACAGTGTTAAGCACCACACTAACACTACTGGCTCCAATTTCTCAAGATGCGCCCTTCCAATATTAGGAAATCTTGGTGTTGCAAGGAAAGATTCTGAAGTTTGAGTTCATTACAGAAGCAACTAAGAACGAAGAAGTAACGAAGGGCGGCCCGGAAGGAGGCGTACTttcaccacttctgtggagtatgctgatcgactcactactaggcgaactgcaaaatttgccaatacacgctcaagcttatgctgacgacgtggctgtacttgctgttgatcgcgatcttggaacagtgtgtagaaatatacaacgtgccgttgatttgatagacagctggtgcctcagacatggtctgtcagttagtccaaataaaaccacaatggttttattcacaaaaaggagaaaactggatggactttgcctccctgagatgaggggtactacccttcaactctccgaagaagtgaaatatctgggagtcactctagataagaaacttctttggaacaaacatgtagaggtaaagaggaaacgagctctcacagcttatggactgtgcagacggacctttgcctcgacatggggactcagtcctcatgtggtaatgtggatatacgttgccatcattaggccgatgttcgtatatgcattcgtagtgtggtgggttaaggtgagacaaaaaggttttcaccgtaaactagctgcactgcaaagaactgtgtgtctgggtatcactggtgccatgcaCCAATCCattttgcagcccctggatatatttattcaaagcactgcaatgagagcagctcatagactaattcgattagatctatgggaaaacaacggatatggggggcacagagcattggaagagttacttggaggactgaatccagttgttacaatgccttccgattctcgtgtccccatacatctgtttggtagaagatatgaagttaccctgaagcgtagagaggactgggaagacccagaataatgcgtggcgggatatatggaagtcttctacaccgatggctcaaaagcagaaggaaagagtctacctctcgaataaaaacgagaagtgggcttttcctttgggacaatatccaacggtttttcaagccgaagtttatgcgatcctaagggtggcaaactgggtgattgacgagcggttgaagggcaggcgcatcgcaatctgcagtgacagtcaagctgcactgagggcattgagcagtcctttgatcacttcgaaaatcgttcaggaatgcagaaacagtttga includes:
- the LOC119649065 gene encoding uncharacterized protein LOC119649065 → MAGGKNLSNSNIQVKEISNATTSVHWKQTSLTASRPDIAEEDKDSFYYLISDLFSVLIFFVVLVFQLWIKWATFIVRVVKLIYSAERNVQIALLIAGFLFIASLFLQYVVGHCRNNADTPSKRNTN